Part of the Montipora foliosa isolate CH-2021 chromosome 13, ASM3666993v2, whole genome shotgun sequence genome is shown below.
CCAATGACTTTGCCCTCAAGGCGGAAAGAACACCAGAATAAAACTGGCGGCTTGCCTCCTCTAACCTTCGTAGATTTGGCTTGAGGGGCTTCTCATAGCTCctagaaaattgaaatttgctGATTAGTTCGGTATTTAGTATGTTGGGTATCAAGCACTGTTAAGTTCATCTCAGGATATTGGATTCTTTGATATTTGGATTCTTTGatagaggaattttttttccacagtACAGCTTAATAGTTTATATGTAAACTACTATTCTAAGACAAAATAAATCTTAAATGATCTTCACTATTTGAATTCGTAAAACCAGcaacaatatatttttttaacccGAGAATTTCCTAACAGAAAGTAAATATTTACCTTAACAACTCTGGTGTTAGATGCTCCGTGGGTTCCCAGGTACATTGATCGAGAGCCCAACCCTCCCACTTAATAAGATACTCAAAATCCTTTGGAGTGAGAGAGATAAAAACacatttgcaaaacatgtttcaacatgcAAATAACACCAAGTATTCGCTTCGATACTCACATTACTGGTCTTTCGTCTATGAATTATGCGTTCCACGTTGAATTTGTTCTTGTACGTCTTCCTTGTGCTGGTGTGGGCGATATCATAAAGGACAACACTAGAGAAACAGTTTAATTGGTTGTAATCCACCGCCACGAGGGCccttttggccgccattttcattttgatttgccattttcatttctatgttgcGCGCTAAAACCGCTGCCAGTTTACGGGCGCGTAATGACCGGAATAGTTGGCGATGCCTTCTTTCTCGCTCACTTACTTGTTCACTTTATTTTCTCAATAAACCGTTTCATCGTCACCTTTCTTCATAACTCCTTTTCAAACTGGCAACGACCTTGCCAACCAGCCATTCAGCCATTCCACCcaacaaccaaccaaccaacaaCCAGGATCTCCGGCTGAAATCCACTTTGGTGAGTGAAGCCTCCTGgcgaaatattattattattattattattattattattattattattattattattattaagcagCCAAGTAACCATCCAATCAAATTTTAGTTGACTGTCTCCCTGCATTAGGAACTGGCCAGCTTGGCAGGGAAACAAAAAACACTCATTTactttatattttttttattattatccaactgttttagttattgtacagaaaacgctCGAGacaagtacaaatattccaaGACATTGCACAGTTAGTTATTATACCtttggttattgtacagtagagagCCGGCTTGACTGGTTTAAGTACACGTTCTTTgttgtttacaattcacttgctaaaaatttagtgcaaaaaaaattggacaATGAATAGCATAGTAGATGTTTTGGTGCGTAGTGTCgttgagtatttctactccttgtttgtattttgacttgcgCTAACGGGCTCATCGATCATTATACAGCACAACTCGTGGAAATACTCaccgatactacacaccaaaacatctaataagatatagctagcgatatttcttgtttgaaaacattgacgtcacatttcttttgatattcaaatttgccaaccacggaacaaaggAAGTCCTTGTTTCATCAGCCAATTAgattctggttggcatattagtAACGATGCGTgacgaaaaaagaaacatcgctataCTTACTTATTTCTTATCAATAAGGTATAACATTATTCCTCTTTTTTATTGACATAGAACATGGCAATGCATCGATTGGCTAATTGGAAGGCCTGTTTTCTGAGTAACTCTCCTGACATTCTGCCAAAGCCTGCCGACCTCAAGAGACTTCTCGACACCGTAAGTGGCAAGTAATTTGCTGTTCGGGTTACAATGGTGAACAAAAAACCTTGGGACATACGTTAATTACTTTGCTCAATGAAACTGCTCTTCCACCACAACCTTCCCCAAAAGCACCTCTATGCGTATCAAACTGGTTTTCGCTCCTCCACACTCATTCCCCAACAAGGTTGAAGATCAGGAAATATTAATTTTGCGCTGGTCGCGCTCAACATTTTAATGGGGTGGAATGGGAGCGAATAAAGGAAATTCGCCACACGCACAAGTGTTTTTCTCTTGCacatatattaaaaaaaaaacaatgtgagTGAGGATTTTGGTACCAATACTTTCGTACTAGATTTTAATCAATACTTCATGGACTGAAGTAGTCCCATTTGGAGTAACTGCATGAATAGAGcaa
Proteins encoded:
- the LOC137982827 gene encoding uncharacterized protein encodes the protein MKMAAKRALVAVDYNQLNCFSSVVLYDIAHTSTRKTYKNKFNVERIIHRRKTSNDFEYLIKWEGWALDQCTWEPTEHLTPELLRSYEKPLKPNLRRLEEASRQFYSGVLSALRAKSLAPFYVMFDLDLWRYVSNNRGCDSQHKGYKLYCIEDLALLNLPEQWWNYLNNHGQGQAVKPPLKIKPILSWTPATQVFKDGKLIARQRMPLEKLCVDILRRPCDTANLF